The Lycium barbarum isolate Lr01 chromosome 11, ASM1917538v2, whole genome shotgun sequence genome contains the following window.
AGTCAAATTAATTTATTGAACACGCTGAGCTGATTGAAGGAACGGATTAGTACACCTTGTTTCATACAAATACAaattactccttccgtcccaatttatgcgacactctttccttttaagTCAGTCCCAAAAACAATGGCACATTTtcatatttagtaacaatttaacttcaaacttttaccctaatgaaatgatttatagctacaAAAATTTCTATGACTTATATTATATCACAAGTTCCAAAAGTTTCTTTTTTCTCTTAAACTCTGTGGCCAGTCAAATACCAGGGAACCTTTTCATTTTAATTGCTTAGTAACCTAAAATGTCAGCAAGTTTTGAGGCATATGATTGTCTACGACTATCAAAATTTCCTTTTTTGTTTAtcgatctccaaaacttgtattGCAGATATTGCTGGTTGTTCTGCTTCAGCTTTGGACAGCTACCTTCCTCCATGATGCAAGTTGGCTGAAGATACTGATGGTTGCCTATTTTTTTGGCTATTTCCTTAACCACAATCTCTTCCCAGCCATTCACGAGCTTAGTCACAACCTCGCTTTCTCTACTCCAGTTTACAACCGTTGGCTTGGGATTCTAGCCAACCTAGCTTCCCATCGGTGTTCCCATGTCTGTCACCTTTCAAAGGTATCACCTCGAGCACCATTGATTTCAAGGGGTCGATGgaatggatatggatatggatatggatatctCGAGTCTTACTGAAGCCCATGTTGTCAAAAATGTCCTAGCAAAATCAATATGGGTCGTTCTTCAACTCTTCTTTTACGCATTCAGGCCTCTTTTAATTTTCTCAAACCTAAACCGCCCGGTGTATGGGAGTTTATCAATTTGATCATCCAGCTATTTCTTGATGGATCTATCGTATACTTCTGGGGATGGAAATCTTTGGCTTATTTGAAGTACTCTTACTACGGTCCATTTAATCTTATGACGTGGAGCATAGGTTACCATAACCAGGGGCGGATGCAGCCATTGCCcaggtgttcacccgaacactctGGGCAAAAAATTACCGTGTATATTTAgagtaaattttctgtgtttatgtacatatattaatttTTGAACACCCGAACAGATACAAAAGACTAGCTCAAGTGATTCAGTtgttttttccgaacaccctgaatgaaaatcttAGATCCGCCACTGACCATAACGAGCACCATGATTTCCCGAGGATTCCGGGAAGAAAGCTCTTCAAGGTGATGGAGATCGCCCCGGAATATTATGAAAACTTGGAGCCTGGTTATTTACATGTATTTCATGGACCGGACAGTAGGGCCTTTTAGCAGAATGAAGAGGAAGTTGTCGACAAAGACGAACAAGAAATCTGAATAGGTACTTTGCTGGTCAACGCAGAttcagaatttgaagtttatggattCCTACAACAACTTCAAGTTTATAGTACTTAGTTGAATTCTTAATGTATATACAGGGTCCGGAAAAAAGCTGTTGGGTTCATGTACCCGTAACCGGTGCTCTAGATCAGCCCGTCTACTGGTGTTCTTTATTTTTTCCTCTTCCTTCTTAGTATGGATATTTTTTTATCCATTCTTTGATTCTTGATTATTTGTTTGTAACATTCTTATAGAAATCCTGCATCATATGCAGTAGATGTGTAGTCAATGTACTAATAGTATGCATTTTTATAAAGCTTTTTGTGACAGTGATACTTGTTCGCTTATGTCAAGAATAAGTAAACAAAAAAGGAAAGTGATACTTGGAGTCCGGcgccaaaatgacttatttttggaGCTAATAGTCCAAAATAGGATGCgttttttttataccaaaatgggtatttcgttggttatccaacgaaatacccaaaaTCAATACTATTCCGGTCCGGATATTGttacatttcgctacacttgtagcgaaatgtaacaaataattttttatttttttttgcatttcgtttgtattccaacgaaataggattttttttttgtatttcatttataaaaaaacgaaataggaaaatcattttttttatttcgtttatataccaacgaaataggaaaatatatatatatatatatatatatatatatatatatatatttgtatttcgttggtatatgaacgaaataggattttttttttttttttttgtatttcgtttatataaaaacgaaataggaattttttttttttttgcatttcgtttatataaaaacaaaataggaaaatatttttttttatttcgtttatataaaaacgaaataggaaaaaaaaaaaaaaatatatatatatatatatatatatatatatatatatatatatatatatatatatatatatatatatatatatatatatattttgtatttcgttcatataccaacgaaataggattttttttttgtatttcatttatataaaaacgaaataggaaaatattttttttttcgtttatataccaacgaaatgttttgttccatttcgCAGGTATATAACGAAAAACCCCTTATTCTTTTTTTAATGTTTTTTCTGCTCTCCATATCGCTAtggttttaatttatttattttttcatttctgttggttcaatcaagtagaaaaagaaaaaaagaatgaagaacggaagaagaggaagaatggagaatggagaggATAAGGTTAAATAATTTAGGGTAAAAGTGGAGAGCAGAAAAAAagggtatatgaacgaaataaaaaaaattattttcctaattcgttggtatataaatgaaatacaaaaaaaaaattatttccctatttcattttatataaacgaaataaaaaatatatatttatcctatttcgttggtatacgaacaaaatacaatatatatatatatatatatatatatatatatatatatatatatatatatatatatatatatatatatatattcctatttcgtttttataaaaacgaaataaaaaaaaattattttcctatttcgtttttatataaacgaaatacaaacaaaaaaaaaatatcctattcgttcatataccaacgaaatataaaaaaaaaaattatattttcctatttcgtttttatataaacgaaataaaaaaaattattttcctatttcgtttttatataaacgaaatacaaaaaaaaaatcctatttcgttggaatataaatgaaatgcaaaaaaaaaaaaattgttacatttcgctacaagtgtagcgaaatgcaataATATCCGGACCGGAACAGTATTGATTGCGGGTATTTCGTTGAATAAGCAACGAAATATccattttggtataaaaaaaCACGTCCTATTTTTATCTATTAGCTTCACAAACAAGTCATTTTGGGGCCGGACTCGTGATACTTGTTCTTATGTCAAGAATAAGTAAACAAAAAAGGAGTTGGTTATCAGATTCCCCCATTTCAAGAAGCATATATATTATAGTAAAGAAGTCTTTTAAGTTTTTGAATTAGTTGATAAGTTTCAAGTCAGTTACCCTGAAAAACATGCATGATACTGTGGTGTCTTAAATATGTAAGCAAATATTGTTGATATTCTTTTCTGCTGCGTCAATATATTAAATGATAACGCCACCCAAAATTGCGGTGGGATGGATAGGATCCTTTTATCTTTAATTGGAGGTTTCGGATTCGAGTCTagagaacaatttttttttggtagGGAACACTTTTCTTGTTAATAGGCCTTACGTGACTGCAATCCAAATTAGTTGGGGCTCCAAAGCAGACGCCCGACACCGAGAGacaaactaaaaaataaataaatgacaaCATTGGTGCAAGTTGGCAAAGATATTTAAACAACAAAGTGAAACATGTATTTATCGTTTAATCATGATTAAATGATATGTATTCTCagtttaatttttaattatttatgttaattaattgattTGGTGTAAATATCCCAATACGAATAAGTATTTAGCAATATATCACGTGCAATTGAAATTTAAGTATGGTTTTATAGTGTAAATGTTCTCTTTAtcataatttaaatattttttattttatcttgattttacGTTTATCACGAAAAAGTAATTTATACAATCAGGTAGATCAAAATATAACTACAAACGGAGTAGCATTTATTTTGAGAATGTGGAGGTAACTTAAAATGGGGTGGATAACCTATTAGAGATAGAATTACAATGAGCCTATTAAATATTATTTACATAGTTAAATGTAGTGGCggaacaagtatttttattaaagaggttaaaaaatataagaaagtaaacacacgaagaagccaAGGAGATTCAATatctatcatatacatataaaatatatttttaactTTATATACACAGTGTCATTTTTCGCCGAGGGGATTCGGATACCTCCTAACCCCGTACTGACTCCGCCCCTAATCTAATGTACAAACTTAAATTCTTTCATATTAGTATGATCACCGGCAAAAGAAATTAGAGTTCAATTTTTATGTATTGATAATGTAAGAACACTATCAATTTACTATATTAAAATTTAACTGTACATAACTTTTTATTAAATGTAAAATTGACAAATCAGGAAAAGAAATAAATGACATGCTAAAATTTACAGTATGCATTGATTTTATAAGTAACGTTGTTCCATTTTTAGAAGCTTTAAATACAACACCTAAAAGTGACCAACCAACAAGCAAAACATGTACAATTGCAtcgtcatcatcatgtatatatttccaatattttcttttacttgtccagttagCATTTAACAGCATACTAATTTTAATAATTTACAATTGCAtcgtcatcatcatgtatatatttccaatattttcttttacttgtccagttagCATTTAAGAGCATACTAATTTTAATAATTTATCTTTATTAATGAtacattaaaaaattaaaatagccTCCTCTTATCTCGATTTTGATTCAACGTCATTATCATTTTGGAGATAATTTTTATTGATTGTATTGTGCAGATTAAGAGGACACTCTACGTTGTTGAATCGATAACTATTTTTCGGCTAAGCTAGCTTTCTCCGTTCCTCCTTGCTAACGAGTGTCGAAGATAATACAAAAATATTCACTTATTGTCCATCGACTGACTACTACTAGTAATtcaattaatttgaaaaatagttACTTAAGTGAAAttggagaaagaaaattttccaatttATTAAAGTAAACAACTAAAAAATAAACAATAATATGTACAAGTATAATCAAGATACACGTAGACTAACTCGACATCCATATCTGTAAAAGAAAAGTACCAAACACCAAGAAAACACAACTGCATCATCATATATCATCAACCCTGTTCCTTATTTAAAAAATCAGATATCTTTATACTTTCagcaaaaatagaaaaaatgCAAAATAACAAACAAACTTCTATATAACTTCCAACCCCCAACAACATTTCAACATCTCAAGATAAAAAttcaaggaaagaaagaaaaaaaaaatggatccatcaacaacatcaattccAAAGAATGAGATTTTAGATGCACCACTTCATGAAATTGGCTTCGAAATTTCAGAGATCTCCCCTCAGAAAATCTCCGGCCACTTTCTAGTGACCGAAAAATGCTGCAACCCTTTCGAGGTGTTGCATGGCGGAGTCTCGGCTTTAATAGCCGAGTCTCTAGCCAGTATGGGCGCCCATGTGGCGTCCGAATTTCAAAGGGTGGCTGGGGTCCACCTCAGCATCCACCACCTCAAGAGTGCAAATCTTGGTGAAATTGTTTATACTGAGGCAAAACCACTCAATGTTGGGAAATCTATTCATGTTTGGGAAGTGAATTTGTGGAAGAGTGAAAATTCTTCAAATTTGGGGAATACTAGAATTTTGATTTCAACATCAAGAGTTAATGTCAAGACTAATATGGTTGTACCAGAAAAAGTCAAAGATGCTGCTGTGAATCTCAAGAAATATGCCAAGTTATGAGTAGGCCTGCACGTCGAGTCGAGTTCAATCGAGCTTTGTATAGAGTTCGAGTTGAGTCGAGTCAAGTCCAATCAAGATTCTAACGAAATTCGAGTTGAGTAGGCTTTGTTCGTGAATTCATTAGAACTTTTAGGGCTCATTTGGTTACTGGAATTATGAAAACTATCATGGTTAAAATATTAGTATTTTATATTTCGTTCGGTTGTATTTTTAATTTCGGTATAAGTATTACCCCTAAAATTTTATACCGGAATCTTGATATGCTTTTATGTGATCTCCAAATTTAGAATCCTTCTGTGTTGCGTTTTATTTActcttttttcctctttttttttttttttttaccacgcCACTGGTCAGCAAAGTCTGAACTAACGTGGAGAAGAAAATGGGAAGCACTTTAGCCTAACGGGAATTAGCAATGACAAAATAAGAAGATGAGGTGCCTCCGATACCCCCTTTTAGAAAGAAGGGTCTAAGGATTTGGGTGTATAGCTTTTCGTGTCCCCCCTTTGCTAGGCGGTGCTTATCTGGGTGTGCT
Protein-coding sequences here:
- the LOC132617297 gene encoding 1,4-dihydroxy-2-naphthoyl-CoA thioesterase 1-like codes for the protein MDPSTTSIPKNEILDAPLHEIGFEISEISPQKISGHFLVTEKCCNPFEVLHGGVSALIAESLASMGAHVASEFQRVAGVHLSIHHLKSANLGEIVYTEAKPLNVGKSIHVWEVNLWKSENSSNLGNTRILISTSRVNVKTNMVVPEKVKDAAVNLKKYAKL